One stretch of Prionailurus viverrinus isolate Anna chromosome C1, UM_Priviv_1.0, whole genome shotgun sequence DNA includes these proteins:
- the UBIAD1 gene encoding ubiA prenyltransferase domain-containing protein 1 isoform X1: MAASQVPGEINIQAGETAKVGDRDLLGNDCPEQDRLPQRSWRQKCASYVLALRPWSFSASLTPVALGSALAYRSQGVLDPRLLVGCAVAVLAVHGAGNLVNTYYDFSKGIDHKKSDDRTLVDRILEPQDVVRFGVFLYTLGCVCAACLYYLSPLKLEHLALIYFGGLSGSFLYTGGIGFKYVALGDLVILITFGPLAVMFAYAVQVGSLAVFPLVYAIPLALSTEAILHSNNTRDVESDREAGIVTLAILIGPTFSYVLYNTLLFLPYLIFSILATRCSISLALPLLTIPMAFSLERQFRSQAFNKLPQRTAKLNLLLGLFYVFGIILAPAGSLPKL; encoded by the exons ATGGCGGCCTCTCAGGTTCCGGGGGAGATTAACATACAGGCGGGAGAGACGGCCAAGGTCGGGGACAGGGACCTGCTGGGGAACGACTGTCCGGAGCAGGACAGGCTTCCCCAACGCTCCTGGAGGCAGAAATGCGCCTCCTACGTGCTGGCCCTGCGGCCTTGGAGCTTCAGTGCCTCACTTACCCCGGTGGCCTTGGGCAGTGCCCTGGCCTACAGATCCCAGGGCGTCCTGGATCCCAGGCTGCTGGTGGGTTGTGCCGTGGCCGTCCTTGCCGTGCATGGGGCTGGCAATTTGGTCAACACTTACTATGACTTTTCCAAGGGCATTGACCACAAAAAGAGTGATGACAGGACCCTGGTGGACCGAATCTTGGAGCCCCAGGATGTTGTCCGGTTTGGAGTCTTCCTCTACACTCTGGGCTGTGTCTGTGCCGCTTGTCTCTACTACCTGTCCCCTCTGAAACTGGAGCACTTGGCTCTCATCTACTTTGGAGGCCTGTCTGGCTCCTTTCTCTACACGGGAG GAATCGGATTCAAGTACGTGGCCCTGGGAGACCTCGTCATCCTCATCACTTTCGGCCCGCTGGCCGTGATGTTCGCCTACGCCGTCCAGGTGGGGTCCCTGGCGGTCTTCCCCCTGGTCTACGCCATCCCCCTCGCCCTCAGCACCGAGGCCATTCTCCACTCCAACAACACCAGGGACGTGGAATCCGACAGGGAGGCCGGCATCGTGACGCTCGCCATCCTCATCGGCCCCACCTTCTCCTACGTGCTCTACAACACGCTGCTCTTCCTGCCCTACCTGATCTTCAGCATCCTGGCCACACGCTGCAGCAtcagcctggccctgcccctgctcaccatTCCCATGGCCTTCTCCCTGGAGAGACAGTTCCGGAGCCAGGCTTTCAACAAACTGCCCCAGAGGACTGCCAAACTCAACCTCCTGCTGGGGCTCTTCTACGTCTTTGGCATCATCCTGGCCCCAGCGGGCAGTCTGCCCAAACTCTGA
- the UBIAD1 gene encoding ubiA prenyltransferase domain-containing protein 1 isoform X3, translated as MAASQVPGEINIQAGETAKVGDRDLLGNDCPEQDRLPQRSWRQKCASYVLALRPWSFSASLTPVALGSALAYRSQGVLDPRLLVGCAVAVLAVHGAGNLVNTYYDFSKGIDHKKSDDRTLVDRILEPQDVVRFGVFLYTLGCVCAACLYYLSPLKLEHLALIYFGGLSGSFLYTGG; from the exons ATGGCGGCCTCTCAGGTTCCGGGGGAGATTAACATACAGGCGGGAGAGACGGCCAAGGTCGGGGACAGGGACCTGCTGGGGAACGACTGTCCGGAGCAGGACAGGCTTCCCCAACGCTCCTGGAGGCAGAAATGCGCCTCCTACGTGCTGGCCCTGCGGCCTTGGAGCTTCAGTGCCTCACTTACCCCGGTGGCCTTGGGCAGTGCCCTGGCCTACAGATCCCAGGGCGTCCTGGATCCCAGGCTGCTGGTGGGTTGTGCCGTGGCCGTCCTTGCCGTGCATGGGGCTGGCAATTTGGTCAACACTTACTATGACTTTTCCAAGGGCATTGACCACAAAAAGAGTGATGACAGGACCCTGGTGGACCGAATCTTGGAGCCCCAGGATGTTGTCCGGTTTGGAGTCTTCCTCTACACTCTGGGCTGTGTCTGTGCCGCTTGTCTCTACTACCTGTCCCCTCTGAAACTGGAGCACTTGGCTCTCATCTACTTTGGAGGCCTGTCTGGCTCCTTTCTCTACACGGGAG gatGA
- the UBIAD1 gene encoding ubiA prenyltransferase domain-containing protein 1 isoform X2: MAASQVPGEINIQAGETAKVGDRDLLGNDCPEQDRLPQRSWRQKCASYVLALRPWSFSASLTPVALGSALAYRSQGVLDPRLLVGCAVAVLAVHGAGNLVNTYYDFSKGIDHKKSDDRTLVDRILEPQDVVRFGVFLYTLGCVCAACLYYLSPLKLEHLALIYFGGLSGSFLYTGGHVDFLKTVVT, translated from the exons ATGGCGGCCTCTCAGGTTCCGGGGGAGATTAACATACAGGCGGGAGAGACGGCCAAGGTCGGGGACAGGGACCTGCTGGGGAACGACTGTCCGGAGCAGGACAGGCTTCCCCAACGCTCCTGGAGGCAGAAATGCGCCTCCTACGTGCTGGCCCTGCGGCCTTGGAGCTTCAGTGCCTCACTTACCCCGGTGGCCTTGGGCAGTGCCCTGGCCTACAGATCCCAGGGCGTCCTGGATCCCAGGCTGCTGGTGGGTTGTGCCGTGGCCGTCCTTGCCGTGCATGGGGCTGGCAATTTGGTCAACACTTACTATGACTTTTCCAAGGGCATTGACCACAAAAAGAGTGATGACAGGACCCTGGTGGACCGAATCTTGGAGCCCCAGGATGTTGTCCGGTTTGGAGTCTTCCTCTACACTCTGGGCTGTGTCTGTGCCGCTTGTCTCTACTACCTGTCCCCTCTGAAACTGGAGCACTTGGCTCTCATCTACTTTGGAGGCCTGTCTGGCTCCTTTCTCTACACGGGAG GTCATGTGGACTTTTTGAAAACAGTAGTGACTTGA